The proteins below come from a single Desulfitobacterium metallireducens DSM 15288 genomic window:
- a CDS encoding DUF1858 domain-containing protein, which yields MITGKETITEVVNKYPKTVEVFLSHGMHCFGCMAAHFENIEQGALAHGINVPSLVKDLNAVTEKEN from the coding sequence ATGATTACAGGAAAAGAAACGATCACAGAAGTCGTCAATAAATACCCAAAAACAGTTGAAGTTTTTCTGAGTCACGGCATGCATTGCTTTGGTTGCATGGCAGCCCACTTTGAGAATATTGAACAAGGGGCTTTAGCACATGGTATCAACGTACCCAGCCTGGTCAAGGACCTAAATGCCGTTACTGAAAAAGAAAACTAA
- a CDS encoding DoxX family protein: MLNLGLLVMRLIFGLSFARHGTEKLFGWFGGYGIKGTAGYFESIGVKPGVPMVILAGLGELLGGLFLAAGILLPVAAVLIVGSMLVAIAKATGKNGFAITAGGYEYNLAIIAVAIGILLTGPGAYVLF, from the coding sequence ATGTTAAATCTAGGTTTATTGGTCATGCGTCTTATTTTTGGTTTATCCTTTGCTCGTCATGGTACAGAGAAACTCTTCGGTTGGTTTGGTGGCTATGGAATTAAAGGAACCGCCGGTTATTTTGAATCTATTGGAGTAAAACCTGGCGTACCTATGGTTATCCTCGCTGGACTTGGTGAATTACTTGGAGGTCTATTCTTAGCGGCGGGTATCTTACTTCCTGTTGCTGCGGTTCTCATCGTTGGGTCCATGCTTGTGGCTATCGCCAAAGCTACGGGTAAGAATGGTTTTGCTATTACCGCAGGGGGCTATGAATATAACTTAGCAATCATCGCTGTAGCGATTGGCATCTTGTTAACTGGCCCTGGAGCATATGTTCTTTTCTAA
- a CDS encoding winged helix-turn-helix transcriptional regulator, whose translation MEDFHLCPKFESANELIGKRWTGLIVRVLLSGPKRFKEMTEIIPNVSSKVLTERLKELESVGIVTREVYPEMPVRIEYRLSEKGKELLPVFDELQRWADKWVKC comes from the coding sequence ATGGAAGATTTCCATCTGTGCCCAAAATTTGAATCCGCGAACGAACTCATTGGCAAACGTTGGACGGGCCTCATTGTTCGGGTATTGCTATCGGGACCGAAGCGCTTCAAAGAAATGACTGAAATCATCCCGAATGTTAGTAGTAAAGTATTAACAGAGAGGTTGAAAGAACTCGAGTCGGTTGGAATTGTTACTCGTGAAGTCTATCCTGAAATGCCGGTACGGATTGAATATCGTTTATCGGAAAAGGGTAAGGAGCTACTCCCCGTTTTTGACGAGCTACAAAGGTGGGCGGATAAGTGGGTTAAGTGTTAA
- a CDS encoding HD-GYP domain-containing protein, producing MALLTLHNFNSYTMLFNHEELAKPIAMVNDIILKIMKSRNSVFIYKSFFLFDNATFVHSVNVSLLTLLMAREMGYKEKSLKEIAWGAFLHDLGKLMVPECILNKPGKLTKNEYELIKKHPEYGMKLIEPLGLSVNICMAIAQHHERWEGTGYPLGLKGKEIHPLAQIVAVADTFDALISDRPYRKGMPVEKAIEIVRAGKGTDFSPKVVDQLLKLLAM from the coding sequence GTGGCTCTATTAACATTACATAACTTCAATTCTTATACGATGCTTTTTAACCATGAAGAACTCGCCAAGCCAATAGCGATGGTGAATGACATAATCTTAAAGATCATGAAATCCAGAAATTCAGTATTTATCTATAAAAGTTTTTTTCTATTCGATAATGCAACATTTGTTCACTCCGTGAATGTCTCACTCCTAACTCTACTCATGGCTCGAGAAATGGGATATAAAGAAAAAAGCTTAAAAGAAATTGCTTGGGGTGCGTTTCTTCATGATTTGGGAAAATTAATGGTGCCTGAGTGCATTTTAAATAAACCGGGTAAGTTGACGAAAAATGAATATGAATTGATCAAGAAACATCCTGAATATGGTATGAAGTTGATTGAACCTTTAGGCCTTTCAGTTAATATATGTATGGCGATTGCTCAGCATCACGAACGCTGGGAAGGTACGGGATATCCGCTGGGTCTCAAGGGGAAAGAAATTCATCCGCTTGCTCAGATTGTTGCTGTTGCAGATACGTTTGATGCTCTAATTTCAGATCGCCCTTATCGAAAGGGGATGCCAGTTGAGAAAGCGATTGAAATAGTTAGAGCGGGAAAGGGAACAGATTTCTCACCGAAAGTCGTCGATCAATTACTAAAGTTACTGGCTATGTAA
- a CDS encoding diguanylate cyclase domain-containing protein, producing the protein MMIYRLKKIKPHKRDELLQWIQVLNARSRELVLRTPNRALRLGKYAYRLAQKSCCEQGRAFSLLMMGHANRVLSNNIQVIQDVLIAEQIFEDLEHQEGKMRALNLLGISYFYFGKYEQALTYFSKGLVIARNIGDQFIEATILNNIGEIHRQMEQYGEALAYYEQALLISESLHNLTNIAGILLNMGHIYNRLNQDAKALSTYQESIEYSRELDEMILLGEALNSIGQIYEKSQEDQSALQYYMDSLSVLKECGNKFYRIDVLVSIGKLFINQNQDQGLAYLHEALLFAEEISAENECAKIHLALFTYFEAKQDFAKALDHYKRANALEKKLRHEKLEEKLNLLATEFRVDQMRKEAEISWLKNIELKKKNEEIENNSRLLTIANQELLKLHKQLKKANKRWKLLSTIDEVTGIPNRRCFDNKLKREWNRCLREGKSLTLILLDIDKFKLYNDNYGHLQGDNCLRKVAKTLSSVLKRSSDFIGRFGGEEFGVVLANSDYDNAMEVAEQLRKHIEMLKITHEQSSPIPYITISLGSATITPTSNTRLEKLINAADQKLYQAKDRGRNQVCAVRMF; encoded by the coding sequence ATGATGATTTATAGGTTAAAGAAAATAAAACCGCATAAACGGGATGAGCTACTCCAATGGATTCAGGTTTTGAATGCCCGTTCCAGAGAGCTGGTTCTCCGTACGCCCAACCGGGCGCTGAGATTGGGAAAATATGCGTATCGATTAGCTCAAAAGTCTTGCTGCGAACAGGGAAGAGCATTTAGCCTGTTAATGATGGGTCATGCCAATAGAGTTCTCTCAAATAATATACAGGTCATTCAAGACGTGCTCATAGCTGAGCAAATTTTTGAAGACTTGGAACATCAAGAGGGGAAAATGAGAGCGCTCAATTTATTGGGTATCAGCTATTTTTACTTTGGAAAATACGAGCAAGCCTTGACCTATTTCAGTAAGGGCTTAGTCATAGCCCGGAATATCGGTGATCAATTCATTGAAGCTACAATTTTGAATAACATAGGTGAAATTCACCGACAGATGGAGCAATATGGGGAGGCCTTAGCCTATTACGAACAAGCGCTTCTCATCAGTGAAAGCTTACATAACTTGACTAATATAGCCGGGATTCTTTTGAACATGGGACATATTTATAATCGCTTAAATCAGGATGCTAAGGCCTTGAGTACTTACCAAGAGAGCATAGAGTATTCTAGAGAGCTTGATGAGATGATCCTTCTTGGTGAAGCATTAAATAGCATAGGACAAATTTATGAAAAATCCCAGGAGGATCAGTCTGCTTTACAGTATTACATGGACAGTCTAAGCGTTCTTAAAGAGTGTGGGAATAAGTTTTATCGGATTGATGTATTGGTAAGTATCGGTAAGCTGTTCATTAATCAAAACCAGGACCAGGGATTAGCTTACCTTCACGAAGCGTTGCTTTTTGCGGAGGAGATTTCTGCTGAGAATGAATGTGCAAAAATTCATTTAGCATTATTCACATATTTCGAAGCCAAGCAAGATTTTGCAAAAGCTTTGGATCATTATAAAAGGGCTAATGCTCTTGAAAAGAAGTTAAGACATGAAAAATTAGAGGAAAAGTTAAATCTATTAGCGACCGAATTTAGAGTTGATCAGATGAGAAAAGAGGCGGAAATTTCCTGGCTTAAAAATATTGAGTTAAAGAAAAAGAATGAAGAAATTGAGAACAATTCTCGCCTTCTTACCATAGCCAATCAAGAATTGTTGAAACTCCATAAACAATTGAAAAAGGCGAACAAGCGGTGGAAACTCCTTTCGACCATTGATGAAGTAACGGGGATCCCTAATCGACGTTGCTTCGATAATAAGCTTAAGAGAGAATGGAATCGCTGTTTGCGTGAAGGAAAATCCCTAACTCTGATTCTTTTGGATATCGATAAATTTAAACTCTATAACGATAATTATGGTCATTTGCAGGGTGACAACTGTTTAAGAAAAGTTGCTAAAACTTTATCCAGTGTATTGAAGAGATCTTCGGATTTTATCGGAAGATTTGGTGGGGAAGAATTCGGTGTAGTTCTGGCGAATTCGGATTATGATAATGCCATGGAAGTTGCTGAACAGTTGAGAAAACATATTGAAATGCTTAAGATTACCCATGAACAGTCATCTCCCATTCCCTATATTACAATCAGCCTCGGCTCCGCTACAATTACGCCAACCTCGAATACTCGCTTAGAGAAATTAATAAACGCAGCTGATCAAAAGTTGTATCAGGCTAAAGACCGGGGGCGTAATCAGGTATGCGCTGTTCGCATGTTTTAA
- a CDS encoding tetratricopeptide repeat protein, whose translation MVKRNCDFIGKSLTDISEATGISLSYLSLILSGKRTNVSLGVLTRIGAVLNLSIEEVQFLISQQIKPAIPKKEKMVRDNAEQQEIIEQTLILLEHFDIEKLNLLKSKVQEKSSSDFQLKEYYLLWIDGIVATRNNLYQEAFKFLDRACNFKAVTSNEKRMLARIYGGIGSTYLALSEYKLALKMFKKSLHIWYKGNEAALVYLNLGTLYRRTRKYSNAIRAYTLSLDLGESYFKTLAYSGLGQIYMDLNDMRSARSILLKGYAYSKKNTDKWGCQDILCNLGQYYKLIEQLHRAEFTLNKGLKYAQELNAARSKDFIRLEIAEVHLLQNRGEKAVQIFNEMNREVSQSGDLLLLGSTFLLCAKKYITTFHYEEALQYLNKSYMALTGIGATVEILECCKLLLECHLRKHNSAEVQFYRDEIQKIKNKLKLKIMSIE comes from the coding sequence TTGGTTAAAAGGAACTGTGACTTTATAGGGAAATCCCTTACGGATATATCGGAGGCTACGGGTATTAGCCTGAGTTATTTATCCCTTATACTGAGCGGGAAAAGAACAAATGTGAGTTTAGGAGTCTTGACAAGAATTGGAGCAGTACTCAATCTTTCGATTGAAGAAGTTCAGTTTCTCATAAGTCAGCAGATCAAACCGGCTATACCTAAAAAAGAAAAAATGGTTCGCGACAATGCAGAGCAACAAGAAATAATTGAACAAACCTTAATTCTACTTGAACATTTTGATATTGAAAAGCTTAATCTTTTAAAAAGTAAGGTTCAGGAAAAAAGCTCATCAGATTTTCAACTCAAGGAATATTATTTGCTTTGGATAGATGGAATTGTAGCAACGAGGAATAACCTGTATCAAGAAGCTTTTAAATTTCTAGATCGTGCCTGTAATTTTAAAGCGGTAACTTCGAATGAGAAAAGAATGTTAGCCCGGATTTATGGAGGAATAGGGAGTACCTATCTTGCTTTAAGTGAATATAAATTGGCCCTTAAGATGTTTAAAAAGAGCCTTCATATATGGTACAAGGGTAATGAGGCTGCGCTAGTTTATCTCAATTTAGGAACACTTTATAGAAGAACTCGGAAATATTCTAATGCGATCAGGGCGTATACTCTTTCTCTTGATCTGGGAGAGAGCTATTTTAAAACTCTAGCCTATTCAGGTTTAGGTCAAATTTATATGGATTTAAACGATATGCGATCCGCTAGATCAATTCTCCTTAAAGGGTATGCTTATAGTAAAAAAAACACGGATAAATGGGGTTGCCAGGATATCCTTTGTAATTTGGGTCAATATTATAAACTTATAGAACAGTTACATAGAGCTGAATTCACGTTAAATAAAGGGCTAAAATATGCCCAAGAATTAAACGCTGCCCGATCAAAGGATTTTATACGACTTGAAATCGCTGAGGTCCATTTACTCCAAAATAGGGGAGAAAAGGCTGTTCAGATTTTTAATGAGATGAATCGTGAAGTTTCCCAATCGGGGGATTTACTCCTCTTAGGTTCTACTTTTTTATTATGTGCGAAGAAGTATATAACAACATTTCATTACGAGGAAGCTTTACAGTACCTCAATAAAAGTTATATGGCCTTGACAGGCATAGGCGCAACGGTAGAGATATTAGAATGCTGCAAATTATTGTTAGAATGTCATTTGCGAAAGCATAATAGTGCTGAAGTCCAATTTTACAGGGATGAAATACAAAAAATCAAAAATAAGCTAAAGTTAAAAATAATGTCGATTGAGTAA
- a CDS encoding DUF2225 domain-containing protein, whose translation MINDLQPFYEKSITCLFCGESFTTKKIRSKFSAAYKTDADFCPHYKDNLYNSLYYHVSVCPSCGFAFNSEFSKDFTSVAKNSIQKNIAEKWQIRDLGSIRDNRTAIETYKLAILSASLKGERHFVIAGLCLRLSWIYRQENQPDDEQRFLNLAIKEYDASYLYSDFVKSWSALKMLYILGELNRQVGEFKQAISYFTKIVNDPDRNQDRLILNRTREQWALATEQYRNSHPDDNPKV comes from the coding sequence ATGATTAATGATTTGCAGCCCTTTTACGAAAAGAGTATAACTTGCCTTTTCTGCGGAGAAAGTTTCACGACGAAAAAAATTCGTTCCAAATTTTCAGCAGCGTATAAAACAGATGCTGACTTTTGTCCCCACTATAAAGACAATCTTTATAATTCGCTTTATTATCATGTCAGTGTCTGCCCCTCCTGCGGTTTTGCCTTTAACAGCGAATTCTCAAAAGACTTTACCAGCGTTGCTAAAAATTCGATTCAAAAAAACATTGCAGAAAAATGGCAAATCCGAGACTTGGGTTCAATCCGAGACAATAGAACAGCCATCGAAACCTATAAGCTCGCTATTTTATCAGCATCCCTAAAAGGAGAACGTCATTTTGTCATCGCTGGATTATGTCTACGCTTATCGTGGATCTACCGGCAGGAAAACCAACCTGACGATGAACAACGCTTTCTCAACCTTGCCATCAAAGAATACGATGCCTCTTACCTCTACTCTGACTTTGTAAAATCATGGTCCGCGCTTAAAATGTTATATATCCTTGGAGAACTCAATCGCCAGGTCGGAGAATTCAAACAGGCGATTAGCTACTTTACAAAAATCGTCAATGATCCCGATCGTAACCAAGACAGACTTATCCTCAACCGAACCAGGGAACAATGGGCACTTGCGACTGAACAATATCGCAATTCTCATCCTGATGATAATCCTAAAGTTTAA
- a CDS encoding DoxX family protein: MLNAGLLVIRLIFGLTFARHGSEKLLGWFGGHGIKGTAGFFESIGIKPGVPMAYLAAIGEILGGLFLAAGIFLPVAAILIVGPMLVAMLTVTGKNGFAITAGGYEYNLAIIAVAVGILLTGPGAYILF, encoded by the coding sequence ATGTTAAATGCTGGTTTATTAGTTATTCGTCTTATTTTTGGTTTGACTTTTGCTCGTCACGGTTCAGAGAAGCTTTTGGGTTGGTTCGGTGGACATGGTATTAAAGGGACCGCAGGCTTCTTTGAATCCATTGGGATAAAACCCGGAGTACCTATGGCTTATCTCGCCGCAATAGGTGAAATACTTGGAGGTCTATTCTTAGCAGCGGGTATCTTCCTTCCTGTTGCCGCAATTCTTATCGTTGGACCCATGCTCGTAGCCATGCTTACCGTTACAGGAAAAAATGGTTTTGCGATTACGGCTGGCGGCTATGAATATAACTTAGCAATCATTGCAGTAGCTGTTGGCATCTTATTAACTGGCCCTGGAGCATACATTCTTTTCTAA
- a CDS encoding RNA polymerase sigma factor produces the protein MPMPQNLYALNSDENLESFEQVISENEAKIINLIYGMTGDYHLSQDLAQETFIKAFKARHGFNGRSKFSTWLYRIAVNVTLDYQRKSCVRMEKVSDEIEPLDYSDQQTKDPDHSCQVKAMKDILFQAIAKLPEQQREVFTLREINRCSTKEVAQILNISLELVKWRLHKARTILRKSFGSNTPYQKIGVFRLSPHGID, from the coding sequence ATGCCTATGCCACAAAATCTTTATGCACTGAACTCGGATGAAAATCTCGAATCATTTGAACAGGTTATATCAGAAAATGAAGCAAAAATCATCAATCTGATCTATGGTATGACTGGGGACTATCACCTTTCTCAAGATTTAGCCCAAGAAACCTTCATTAAGGCTTTCAAAGCCAGACACGGCTTTAATGGGCGATCAAAATTCTCCACGTGGTTATACCGGATTGCGGTCAACGTTACCTTAGATTATCAACGCAAGAGTTGCGTTCGCATGGAAAAAGTGTCCGATGAAATTGAACCTTTAGATTACTCCGATCAACAAACCAAAGATCCTGATCACTCCTGCCAAGTAAAAGCAATGAAAGATATTCTTTTCCAAGCCATTGCCAAACTTCCTGAGCAACAACGTGAAGTTTTTACATTACGAGAAATCAACAGATGTTCAACAAAAGAAGTCGCTCAAATCCTTAATATCTCACTTGAATTGGTCAAATGGCGTTTGCACAAAGCTCGGACCATTCTCCGTAAATCCTTTGGCAGTAACACGCCTTATCAAAAAATTGGGGTTTTTCGACTCAGTCCTCATGGGATTGATTAA
- the aroD gene encoding type I 3-dehydroquinate dehydratase, giving the protein MKRQRIGEGNQPLICTPLVGKQRESIRLELHHVLEKRPDLIEWRVDFFEGIANTEKVLDLAQEIKESAGDIPLIFTLRSVREGGQPVSLNDQEALKLIEAICQKTEVEYVDFELSNSEEAFKELRQVSLESQTQIIASYHNFEFTPESEILLGKIAEAQRLSADVAKIAVMSQNLHDVLTLLKVTLNAKETVDIPLISLAMGQYGTITRMMGGVFGSSVTFAVGESSSAPGQMPIEDLRSVLGILQKSIGQV; this is encoded by the coding sequence ATGAAACGACAACGGATTGGCGAAGGAAATCAGCCGTTGATCTGTACCCCGTTAGTGGGTAAACAAAGGGAGTCGATTCGCTTAGAATTACATCATGTTCTGGAGAAGCGTCCAGACCTGATTGAGTGGCGGGTCGATTTTTTCGAAGGAATTGCGAATACAGAAAAAGTCTTAGATCTTGCTCAAGAAATTAAAGAGTCCGCAGGGGATATTCCCCTCATTTTTACTCTTCGTTCAGTTCGTGAGGGGGGGCAGCCCGTATCACTCAATGATCAAGAAGCACTGAAGCTGATCGAAGCGATTTGCCAAAAGACAGAGGTAGAATACGTTGATTTTGAATTAAGTAATTCAGAGGAAGCGTTCAAGGAACTGCGCCAAGTTTCATTAGAAAGTCAGACTCAAATCATTGCTTCCTATCATAACTTTGAGTTCACACCCGAGTCGGAGATTTTGTTAGGGAAAATTGCGGAAGCACAGCGGTTAAGCGCAGATGTAGCTAAGATTGCTGTCATGTCTCAGAATCTTCACGACGTCTTAACGCTGCTTAAGGTGACCTTGAATGCTAAGGAAACTGTGGATATACCCCTCATTAGTTTAGCAATGGGGCAGTATGGCACAATAACTCGGATGATGGGCGGAGTTTTTGGCTCTTCCGTTACCTTTGCCGTAGGGGAAAGCAGTTCAGCACCTGGTCAGATGCCCATCGAAGATTTACGAAGCGTTCTTGGTATCCTACAGAAATCAATAGGCCAGGTATAA